From a single Planctellipticum variicoloris genomic region:
- a CDS encoding zinc-ribbon domain-containing protein — MLIRAACPHCNKRFRVDDRFAGKSAKCPDCGTKFTVAAADTGGAESPLPDGFAQWKPADSGGATATTLIEFEAAPLPTPAAPPPIPHAPAAPASTGGQKQCPMCAEMINAAAVKCRYCGTMLQTTGAIGQPQRVAGLIYPQKIPVSPVLVALLSGCCFAGLGQMVLGQVVKGIVLLLANIVLAVVTMGISTLISFPLLGLDAYLVARKLQSGQPVTQWESFPGA, encoded by the coding sequence ATGCTGATTCGTGCAGCCTGTCCGCACTGCAACAAACGATTTCGCGTCGATGACCGATTCGCCGGTAAGTCGGCGAAGTGCCCGGACTGTGGCACCAAATTCACCGTCGCAGCCGCAGACACCGGCGGTGCGGAATCCCCCCTCCCAGACGGTTTTGCCCAATGGAAGCCGGCGGACTCGGGGGGAGCCACTGCCACGACGTTGATCGAATTCGAAGCGGCACCGCTGCCCACACCGGCCGCGCCGCCGCCGATTCCGCATGCGCCCGCCGCCCCGGCAAGTACCGGTGGTCAGAAACAGTGCCCGATGTGCGCGGAAATGATCAACGCGGCGGCGGTCAAGTGCCGCTACTGCGGAACGATGCTGCAGACGACCGGAGCCATCGGGCAGCCGCAGCGGGTAGCGGGGTTGATCTACCCGCAGAAAATCCCCGTCTCGCCGGTCCTTGTGGCACTGCTCAGCGGCTGCTGCTTCGCCGGGCTGGGGCAGATGGTGCTGGGGCAAGTGGTGAAGGGGATCGTCCTGCTGCTGGCCAACATCGTGCTGGCCGTCGTGACGATGGGGATTTCGACGTTGATCTCATTCCCGCTCCTGGGGCTGGATGCGTATCTGGTGGCCAGAAAACTGCAGTCCGGCCAACCGGTCACGCAGTGGGAATCGTTTCCGGGAGCGTAA
- a CDS encoding class I SAM-dependent DNA methyltransferase, with protein sequence MSDAAAAAGPDLPAFIARWKASAAAERANYQLFLTELCAVIGVPQPEPTRPDVSQNAYVFERDVVFQNPDASTSHGRIDLYKRGCFVLEAKQGSEQPDAGAAELASPAQPAKKIKKGTAVRGTKGWDDAMLRAFGQAEQYARALPGDEGWPPFLIVVDVGHTIELFADFTKSGRTYLQFPDAATYRITLDQLADADQREKLRRVWTDPQSLDPSRRAAKVTRELAERLAKLAKSLEQSKFEPGQVAQFLMRCLFTMFAEDVELIPHEGFTDLLKGLRKTPELFPDMVRSLWETMDKGGFSPILKEKLRRFNGGLFEDCEALPLTAPQLELLIEASSALWRDVEPAIFGTLLERALDPVERHKLGAHYTPRAYVERLVLPTIMEPLRAEWDAVRAAALAEMHSGKPADAVATVREYLQHLCHVRILDPACGSGNFLYVALEHMKRLEGEVLAFLRDLGERQTELMTVDPHQFLGIEVNPRAAAIADLVLWIGYLQWHLRTRAKELIPEPVIHKFHNIDCRDAVLAWDAVEALQDADGQPVTRWDGRTTKPHPVTGELVPDETARVAALKYVNARKAEWPQADYVVGNPPFLGNWRMREALGDGYAECIRAVYSNVPETCDYVMYWWDRAAEATAAGDVKRFGFITTNSLRQKFSRRVLEPYVDGETPRLSLDFAIPDHPWVDAAEGAAVRIAMTVASPGLHDGRLNTVISEEAAGEDSAVVLLRERTGRIQTDLTIGANVAGAVELKANSGLSCPGVKLHGAGFIVTPDEARQLGLGTVAGLEQHIREYRNGRDLTARPRGVMVIDLFGLTEEQVQTRFPAVYQWVYDRVKPERDQNNRATYRDNWWLFGEPRGAFRPALNGLSRYIATVETAKHRAFVFHDKSILPDNKIIAIAMSASEGMAVLSSRIHVVWALAAGGRLGYGNDPVYVKSTCFDAFPFPVIGDGVKPRLARLAERLDSHRKTQQAAHPDLTLTGMYNVLEKLRSGEPLTDKEKTNYEQGLVTVLKQLHDDLDAAVFEAYGWPVTLTDEEILERLVALNAERATEEERGLIRWLRPEFQNPAGGKGAVQKQLDVEEDEEAAKPAKKKPAKAAAAKKQPWPKKLAEQAAAVAQALQAAKKPVTPADVGQVFMRANSDDVVRLLEMLAAIGKARTIKGGKYVAS encoded by the coding sequence GTGTCCGATGCCGCCGCTGCTGCCGGTCCTGACCTCCCCGCGTTCATCGCCCGCTGGAAGGCATCCGCCGCAGCCGAGCGGGCGAACTATCAGCTTTTTCTGACCGAGCTGTGCGCCGTCATCGGCGTTCCCCAGCCGGAGCCCACCCGGCCGGACGTCTCCCAGAACGCCTACGTGTTCGAGCGGGATGTGGTGTTCCAGAATCCGGACGCTTCCACCAGTCATGGGCGGATCGACCTCTACAAGCGGGGCTGCTTTGTCCTGGAGGCCAAGCAGGGGAGCGAACAGCCGGACGCCGGGGCCGCGGAACTGGCTTCCCCCGCGCAGCCGGCCAAGAAGATCAAGAAGGGGACCGCGGTCCGGGGGACGAAGGGCTGGGACGATGCTATGTTGCGGGCGTTCGGGCAGGCCGAACAGTACGCGCGGGCGCTGCCGGGGGATGAAGGCTGGCCGCCGTTTCTGATCGTGGTCGACGTCGGGCATACCATCGAGCTGTTCGCCGACTTCACCAAGTCCGGCAGAACGTACCTGCAGTTCCCCGACGCCGCGACGTACCGCATCACCCTGGATCAGCTCGCCGACGCCGACCAGCGGGAAAAACTCCGGCGGGTCTGGACCGATCCGCAGTCGCTCGACCCCTCCCGCCGGGCGGCCAAGGTGACGCGGGAGCTGGCCGAACGGCTGGCGAAGCTGGCCAAGTCGCTCGAACAGTCGAAGTTCGAACCGGGACAGGTGGCACAGTTCCTCATGCGCTGCCTCTTCACGATGTTCGCGGAAGACGTCGAGCTGATCCCCCACGAAGGTTTTACCGACCTGCTGAAGGGACTGCGGAAGACGCCGGAGCTGTTTCCCGACATGGTCCGCTCGCTGTGGGAGACGATGGACAAAGGCGGGTTCTCGCCGATCCTCAAGGAAAAACTCCGGCGGTTCAACGGCGGGCTGTTCGAGGACTGCGAGGCGCTGCCGCTGACCGCGCCGCAACTGGAACTGCTGATCGAAGCCAGTTCTGCTCTGTGGCGGGACGTGGAGCCGGCGATTTTCGGCACCCTGCTGGAACGGGCGCTCGACCCGGTGGAACGGCACAAGCTGGGAGCCCACTACACGCCGCGGGCGTACGTGGAGCGGCTGGTCCTGCCGACGATCATGGAGCCGCTGCGGGCGGAGTGGGACGCCGTGCGGGCCGCTGCCCTGGCAGAGATGCACAGCGGCAAGCCGGCCGACGCGGTGGCGACGGTGCGGGAGTATCTGCAGCACCTGTGCCACGTGCGGATTCTCGACCCGGCCTGCGGCAGCGGGAACTTTCTGTACGTCGCGCTGGAGCACATGAAGCGGCTGGAAGGGGAAGTGCTGGCGTTTCTGAGGGATCTGGGGGAACGGCAAACCGAACTGATGACGGTCGACCCGCACCAGTTCCTGGGGATCGAAGTCAACCCGCGGGCCGCGGCAATTGCCGATCTGGTGCTGTGGATCGGCTATCTGCAGTGGCACCTGCGGACGCGCGCGAAAGAGCTGATTCCGGAGCCGGTCATCCACAAATTCCACAACATCGACTGCCGGGACGCGGTGCTGGCCTGGGACGCTGTGGAAGCGCTGCAGGACGCCGACGGCCAGCCGGTGACGCGGTGGGACGGCCGAACGACGAAGCCGCATCCGGTGACAGGGGAACTGGTGCCAGACGAGACGGCGCGGGTGGCGGCATTGAAGTATGTGAATGCGAGAAAAGCGGAATGGCCGCAGGCGGATTACGTCGTGGGGAATCCGCCGTTCCTGGGGAACTGGCGGATGCGCGAAGCGCTGGGGGACGGCTACGCCGAATGCATCCGGGCGGTTTACTCGAATGTTCCAGAAACCTGCGATTACGTGATGTACTGGTGGGACCGGGCGGCCGAAGCGACGGCAGCCGGCGATGTGAAGCGATTCGGGTTTATCACCACGAACAGCCTGCGGCAGAAGTTCAGCCGCCGCGTCCTGGAACCCTACGTGGATGGCGAGACGCCGCGTCTCTCCCTGGACTTCGCGATTCCTGACCATCCCTGGGTGGATGCGGCCGAAGGGGCAGCGGTCCGGATTGCGATGACGGTGGCTTCGCCGGGGCTCCACGATGGGCGGCTCAATACCGTGATTTCGGAAGAGGCGGCGGGGGAGGACTCGGCAGTTGTACTGCTCCGTGAGCGGACCGGGCGTATCCAGACCGATCTGACCATTGGGGCGAATGTGGCCGGGGCCGTCGAGCTGAAGGCGAATTCCGGGCTGTCCTGTCCCGGTGTCAAATTGCATGGGGCCGGTTTCATCGTCACACCGGATGAGGCGCGCCAGCTCGGACTGGGAACGGTGGCCGGCCTGGAACAGCACATCCGGGAATACCGCAACGGGCGCGACCTGACGGCCCGTCCGCGGGGCGTGATGGTCATCGACCTGTTCGGGCTGACCGAGGAGCAGGTTCAAACTCGGTTTCCGGCAGTTTATCAGTGGGTTTACGACCGGGTGAAGCCGGAACGCGACCAGAACAACCGTGCGACGTACCGGGACAACTGGTGGCTGTTCGGGGAACCGCGGGGAGCATTCCGACCAGCATTGAATGGGCTGAGTCGATACATTGCCACGGTCGAAACTGCGAAGCACCGGGCGTTCGTCTTTCACGACAAATCGATTCTGCCCGACAACAAAATCATCGCGATTGCAATGAGTGCGTCGGAGGGGATGGCGGTGCTCTCCAGCCGAATCCACGTAGTTTGGGCGCTGGCCGCCGGTGGCCGACTCGGATATGGAAACGATCCCGTCTACGTGAAGTCCACGTGCTTCGATGCATTTCCATTCCCGGTTATCGGCGATGGTGTGAAGCCGAGACTCGCGCGGCTTGCCGAACGTCTGGACTCGCACCGCAAAACGCAGCAGGCCGCCCATCCCGACCTGACGCTGACCGGTATGTACAACGTCCTGGAGAAGTTGCGGAGCGGGGAACCGTTGACCGACAAGGAAAAGACGAACTACGAACAGGGGCTCGTCACCGTCCTGAAACAGCTTCACGACGATCTGGACGCCGCGGTGTTCGAGGCGTACGGCTGGCCGGTCACGCTGACCGATGAAGAGATCCTGGAACGGCTGGTGGCCCTGAATGCCGAGCGGGCCACCGAAGAAGAGCGGGGGCTGATCCGCTGGCTGCGGCCGGAGTTCCAGAACCCGGCTGGCGGCAAGGGGGCCGTCCAGAAGCAACTGGACGTCGAAGAGGACGAAGAGGCCGCGAAGCCGGCGAAGAAGAAGCCGGCCAAGGCCGCCGCGGCGAAGAAACAGCCGTGGCCGAAGAAGCTCGCCGAACAGGCCGCCGCGGTGGCGCAGGCTCTGCAGGCCGCGAAGAAGCCGGTCACGCCTGCGGACGTCGGTCAGGTCTTCATGCGAGCGAATTCGGACGACGTGGTCCGGCTGCTGGAGATGCTGGCGGCGATTGGGAAGGCGCGGACGATCAAGGGAGGGAAGTATGTGGCGTCGTGA
- a CDS encoding DUF4405 domain-containing protein yields MRRPLLNLVVDITAAVVFVGMMCTGYILYWPLPPGTNKSHFLWGLSRHQWGAVHAWFSLALLITLVIHLALHWTWIVSIVRRELGLPATPPGRQLRATAVSLAFIAAVLVTFAWTAQWSVRERAVPLEPHDPIRSVTASPLESSASATWSEVHQILRESCLPCHGSGRVRGDFRVDRRDDYFGGGSGRPLVIPGDSRRSPLIAIVSGQRPDLALADRHRLSEREVGVLRRWIDAGAVWSPEGTPGQ; encoded by the coding sequence GTGAGACGGCCACTGCTGAATCTCGTTGTTGACATCACTGCGGCCGTCGTGTTCGTGGGGATGATGTGTACGGGCTACATCCTCTACTGGCCCTTACCTCCCGGAACGAACAAGAGCCACTTCCTCTGGGGCCTCTCCCGCCACCAGTGGGGTGCGGTCCACGCCTGGTTCAGTCTCGCCCTGCTGATCACCCTCGTCATCCATTTGGCGCTCCACTGGACGTGGATCGTGTCCATCGTCCGTCGGGAGCTGGGACTCCCGGCTACTCCACCCGGCCGGCAACTGCGCGCTACCGCCGTTTCACTCGCTTTCATTGCAGCAGTGTTGGTGACATTCGCCTGGACCGCTCAGTGGTCGGTCCGCGAGCGAGCGGTTCCGCTTGAGCCCCACGACCCAATAAGATCTGTCACGGCGTCGCCTCTGGAATCTTCGGCATCAGCGACCTGGAGCGAAGTCCATCAGATCCTGCGGGAGTCATGCCTGCCATGTCACGGCTCAGGCCGCGTGCGGGGCGATTTTCGTGTCGACCGCCGGGACGACTACTTTGGCGGCGGCTCGGGGCGACCGCTCGTCATCCCCGGCGACAGCCGGCGCAGTCCATTGATTGCCATCGTCTCGGGCCAACGGCCCGATCTGGCCCTCGCAGATCGCCACCGGCTTTCCGAGCGCGAAGTTGGCGTGTTGCGTCGGTGGATTGACGCCGGCGCAGTATGGAGCCCGGAAGGGACGCCCGGACAATGA
- a CDS encoding ABC transporter ATP-binding protein, protein MSQPFAIEASEINKVYGTGRTQVVALRQATLRVPKGKVAAILGPSGSGKSTLLTIVGLVTMPTSGQVTINGQLIVDGNRAWTDLRAYRRRHIGFVFQKANLIPFLTAIENVQVALELNGVPSRRARSRAAELLQYLGVLERSQDIPARLSGGEQQRVAVARALANDPDVLLADEPTAALDSQRAQQVMELFAKIAHEQNAGVVVVTHDHRFLNVFDTIYAMEDGVLQEQNASSMLATT, encoded by the coding sequence ATGAGCCAGCCGTTTGCGATCGAAGCCAGCGAGATCAACAAGGTCTACGGGACCGGCCGTACTCAGGTCGTCGCGTTGCGGCAGGCCACGTTGCGCGTCCCCAAAGGAAAAGTGGCGGCCATCCTCGGGCCGAGCGGATCGGGGAAGTCGACGCTGCTGACCATCGTGGGCCTGGTCACCATGCCGACTTCGGGACAGGTCACGATCAATGGGCAACTGATCGTGGACGGGAATCGCGCCTGGACGGATCTCCGCGCCTATCGACGGCGGCATATCGGATTCGTGTTTCAGAAGGCAAATCTGATTCCCTTTCTGACCGCCATCGAGAATGTCCAGGTCGCACTGGAACTCAACGGCGTCCCCAGCCGCCGCGCCAGGTCGCGCGCCGCTGAATTGCTTCAGTACCTGGGCGTGCTGGAACGGTCTCAGGATATCCCCGCGCGACTGTCGGGCGGAGAGCAGCAGCGGGTAGCCGTCGCTCGCGCCCTGGCAAACGACCCAGATGTGCTGCTGGCCGACGAGCCGACCGCCGCTCTCGACAGCCAGCGCGCTCAGCAGGTCATGGAACTCTTCGCCAAAATTGCCCACGAACAGAATGCCGGCGTCGTGGTGGTGACTCACGACCATCGCTTCTTGAACGTCTTCGATACAATCTACGCGATGGAAGACGGCGTGCTGCAAGAGCAGAACGCTTCGTCGATGCTGGCAACGACGTAA